The proteins below are encoded in one region of Sphingobacterium sp. R2:
- a CDS encoding RagB/SusD family nutrient uptake outer membrane protein, whose amino-acid sequence MKKAFYYISLACAALIGFSSCEKYLDVTSETQKQANESFKNIADLRGATAFLYCRPWYTTNTSLREITEARAGNLYVDGVTGELITTALFSEVANYNSIANSWASLYLVITQADYIINDYVKTAIANGVNETEAKACEAEARFMRATAYWYLANLWHDVPIIDDPRNHTLNPLTPPNRFEDVVQYAINDLLFAAEHLKDTDTKGRVTKDSARGMLARLYLMAANYAMGNHFSAEYISRNNGGSNSGLADNYFEQVKKLCQQVIEGGYYAMLSDFEQLWRTQNNNNSETLFGIQFIPGITEWGYTSPLNDLAYNRELTGNLNGGGAIFASYDMLKSFVDDGALARMRGSVAVPGQNYNYIGTHLSAGSWTVPSGKTKVNLKKFVVGSSKDTDGAAVQGNTGLVSPMLRMSEIYLMYAEAALGKQQQTADPLALAYFNKVRERAFSKNTQNYVATTTVTRNKLFMERRLEFFYETIYWTDLKRRSFYDMDWILNLLNNKLKDSDAETPFTNYAAWAYTYDPLLYPSGKGWTNSPRAQSGYKPQSVVHNLPAGSYVHAVGATSNIWCLPYPSADVTTDPELTSAPINYDFK is encoded by the coding sequence ATGAAAAAAGCATTTTATTATATCTCTTTGGCCTGTGCCGCTTTAATAGGCTTTTCCAGCTGCGAAAAATACCTCGATGTAACATCAGAAACACAGAAACAAGCTAATGAATCGTTTAAAAATATCGCTGACCTCCGTGGTGCCACAGCGTTTCTGTACTGTCGTCCATGGTATACCACCAACACCTCACTTCGGGAAATCACCGAAGCCAGAGCGGGGAATCTGTATGTCGATGGAGTCACCGGCGAACTGATTACCACGGCTTTGTTCTCTGAAGTTGCCAATTACAATAGCATCGCGAACTCCTGGGCATCACTATATCTTGTCATTACCCAAGCGGATTACATTATCAATGATTATGTAAAGACAGCGATCGCAAATGGTGTAAACGAAACGGAAGCAAAAGCATGTGAAGCTGAAGCCCGTTTTATGCGTGCAACCGCTTATTGGTATCTTGCCAATCTTTGGCATGATGTGCCTATTATAGACGATCCTAGAAACCATACGTTAAATCCGCTAACTCCGCCAAATCGCTTTGAAGATGTGGTACAATATGCCATTAATGATCTACTATTTGCGGCCGAACATCTTAAAGATACCGATACAAAAGGTCGGGTCACCAAAGATAGCGCACGCGGTATGCTGGCGCGGTTGTACCTCATGGCTGCAAATTACGCCATGGGTAATCATTTTTCAGCTGAATATATAAGCAGGAATAATGGCGGTAGCAACAGCGGATTGGCTGACAATTACTTCGAGCAAGTAAAAAAGCTATGTCAACAAGTAATTGAAGGCGGCTACTATGCTATGTTATCCGATTTTGAACAATTATGGCGAACGCAGAACAATAATAATTCAGAAACTTTGTTTGGAATTCAATTTATACCAGGTATTACAGAATGGGGATATACAAGTCCATTGAACGATCTTGCTTACAACAGAGAATTAACAGGAAACTTGAACGGGGGCGGAGCGATATTCGCCTCTTACGATATGCTAAAGTCTTTCGTTGATGATGGTGCGTTGGCACGCATGCGTGGAAGTGTAGCAGTACCCGGACAAAATTACAATTACATAGGAACACACTTAAGCGCGGGAAGCTGGACTGTGCCTAGTGGAAAGACAAAGGTCAATCTAAAAAAATTCGTCGTCGGAAGCAGTAAAGACACCGATGGTGCCGCCGTTCAGGGCAATACAGGCTTAGTATCGCCCATGCTACGGATGTCGGAAATTTATCTCATGTATGCTGAAGCCGCCCTGGGAAAACAGCAACAGACTGCTGATCCGCTTGCGCTAGCTTATTTTAATAAAGTTCGAGAAAGGGCATTCAGCAAAAATACACAAAATTACGTGGCTACAACAACGGTTACCCGCAATAAATTATTTATGGAAAGGAGACTCGAATTTTTTTATGAAACAATCTATTGGACTGATCTTAAAAGGAGATCTTTCTACGACATGGACTGGATCCTTAACCTTCTTAACAACAAGCTGAAAGATAGTGATGCTGAAACTCCATTTACTAATTATGCTGCTTGGGCTTACACCTATGATCCTCTGCTCTATCCTTCTGGTAAAGGCTGGACAAATTCTCCTCGCGCGCAAAGTGGGTATAAGCCCCAGTCAGTGGTACACAATCTGCCCGCAGGATCTTATGTGCACGCAGTGGGCGCAACATCCAATATTTGGTGTTTGCCCTATCCTTCTGCAGATGTAACAACTGATCCTGAACTGACCTCAGCTCCAATAAATTATGACTTTAAATAA
- a CDS encoding glycan-binding surface protein encodes MKNLRIIYIFILTLICYSFFSCKKDVSSSNIQIAGVWSHSRNTESSQISSIFFNNWIRIHGNGFNGLQRVYFNGMQVPFIPIYVTDTDIIINVPETVPTGSDVNDPTLLHTIKLVTSAGQASFDGFIFRDPDKIPSITGVSYTMPYAGDLIEVYGKNLKEASAITFPDSTKGIIKSANDSILQVIVPANIDRQKYGRVTIDIDNERYSSAPYMFFQNGVFLRTFTEEAMIAGGNNGIRIYSNPLEITALTGLPQNPEYVIAIPATKVDIPVAANNGISGNFFKFYAYKAFNTLIAKNGDIKGNTSIENLAIQFDLYMPSPWISGAIPFKMNKNRSGVNYAYLYNITPWEWKKVITGGLELNPFKFENGWKTITLKFSDFPTLAMSSLKDYSTSLQTNGFESLVGYTNYDVNEDGHTPQAVKNFQMYLANFRLVPLTNLE; translated from the coding sequence ATGAAAAATTTAAGAATTATATATATATTCATTTTAACGTTGATATGTTATAGCTTTTTTTCTTGCAAAAAGGATGTATCTAGCAGCAACATTCAGATTGCGGGTGTCTGGTCACACAGCCGAAATACAGAGAGCTCCCAGATATCTTCCATTTTTTTCAACAACTGGATTCGTATTCACGGCAACGGTTTTAACGGGCTGCAACGCGTATATTTTAACGGAATGCAGGTTCCATTTATACCTATTTATGTGACTGACACAGACATTATTATTAATGTACCAGAGACCGTACCGACAGGGAGTGACGTAAATGACCCAACTCTTTTGCACACGATCAAGCTCGTGACCTCAGCAGGTCAAGCAAGCTTTGATGGATTTATTTTTCGCGACCCCGATAAAATACCCTCGATCACTGGAGTGTCCTATACAATGCCCTATGCCGGAGATCTCATTGAAGTATACGGCAAAAACCTGAAAGAAGCCAGTGCGATAACTTTCCCTGATTCGACAAAAGGCATTATAAAATCTGCCAATGACTCCATTTTACAAGTGATTGTTCCGGCTAACATCGATAGACAAAAATATGGTCGTGTTACGATTGACATCGATAATGAGCGCTATTCTTCTGCACCTTACATGTTTTTTCAAAATGGCGTGTTTCTACGAACGTTCACAGAGGAAGCTATGATTGCCGGAGGAAACAATGGGATCAGAATCTACTCAAATCCATTGGAAATAACTGCACTTACAGGCCTTCCCCAAAACCCAGAATACGTCATCGCTATACCAGCGACAAAAGTCGATATACCCGTAGCGGCAAATAATGGTATAAGTGGCAACTTCTTTAAGTTTTACGCCTACAAAGCTTTCAATACATTGATTGCAAAAAATGGGGATATAAAAGGAAATACGTCGATTGAAAATCTCGCCATACAATTTGACCTCTATATGCCGTCACCGTGGATATCGGGCGCCATTCCATTTAAAATGAATAAAAATAGAAGTGGTGTAAACTATGCCTACCTCTATAATATCACTCCTTGGGAATGGAAAAAAGTGATTACAGGAGGTCTTGAGCTAAACCCGTTTAAATTTGAAAATGGGTGGAAAACTATTACGCTTAAGTTTAGCGATTTTCCAACATTAGCCATGAGCTCGCTAAAAGACTATTCAACATCGTTGCAAACAAATGGCTTTGAATCACTGGTGGGCTATACGAATTACGATGTCAACGAAGATGGCCATACACCGCAAGCTGTGAAGAACTTTCAGATGTACCTTGCAAACTTTAGGCTTGTTCCATTGACAAATTTAGAATAA
- a CDS encoding AraC family transcriptional regulator, giving the protein MPKENIYQSIEVFYEKVDHCPLRDREFNFFELVYVISGCGVHVVNGNKLAYHAGDMFLLAPHDRHEFDLESICEFMVVRFRESYIKEYQWKSIDHLECILYYASHLAGSVLVNREDQEMVALLMQNLRQAIAHQSIYNEDLNRHLVNAVIVIAGRNIAVMKPKGISSKSDGRILQILDYIQENIREPELLKISAIANQFGVAPTYLGTYFRKQCGETIQSYISSYRIRLIEHRLRFSDKRVHELADEFGFADESHINKFFKRHKGLSLKGYRNTAHQNISKEAYKA; this is encoded by the coding sequence ATGCCAAAAGAAAATATTTATCAATCAATAGAAGTTTTTTATGAAAAGGTGGACCACTGCCCATTGCGGGACAGGGAATTTAATTTTTTTGAATTGGTTTATGTTATTTCGGGATGTGGAGTTCACGTTGTCAATGGGAACAAGCTCGCTTACCATGCGGGTGATATGTTTCTCCTTGCACCGCATGATCGTCACGAGTTTGATTTAGAAAGCATATGTGAGTTTATGGTGGTACGTTTTAGGGAAAGCTATATAAAAGAATACCAATGGAAAAGTATTGACCATCTGGAATGTATATTATATTATGCTTCACATTTAGCTGGTTCTGTCCTTGTCAATAGAGAAGATCAGGAAATGGTTGCTTTACTTATGCAGAATTTACGACAGGCCATAGCTCATCAATCCATCTACAACGAGGATCTTAACCGTCATTTGGTCAATGCTGTCATTGTCATTGCAGGAAGAAATATTGCTGTGATGAAGCCTAAGGGCATCTCCTCTAAATCAGACGGTCGAATATTGCAGATACTAGATTATATACAGGAAAATATTCGAGAGCCAGAATTACTGAAAATTTCTGCAATTGCTAATCAGTTCGGTGTAGCTCCAACTTACCTCGGTACTTATTTTAGAAAACAATGCGGCGAAACCATCCAAAGTTATATATCCTCTTATCGTATTCGTTTGATAGAACATAGATTACGGTTTAGTGACAAAAGGGTTCATGAATTAGCCGATGAATTTGGGTTTGCAGATGAAAGCCATATCAATAAGTTCTTCAAAAGACATAAAGGTTTGAGCTTAAAAGGTTATCGCAATACTGCGCATCAAAATATATCGAAAGAAGCTTACAAGGCTTAA